Within the Buteo buteo chromosome 2, bButBut1.hap1.1, whole genome shotgun sequence genome, the region ATGAGCTTTAAGACTTTCAAAACATTAGCATAAGAAAGGTGGCATTAATTTTCAGATACTTGTTCTGAAAATGACTTTTCCTATCAGGCTTTTCGTGTTGAGTTGTTTCCAGATCCATTAGTTTTGTGGGTGACATCAACTTTTGTTTCAAACCAGCCAATTATCAAAGTAGGTATTGGCTGTGGAAGTACCGAACGTTTGTGGCAGCTCTCCTGAGACATGCCCCATGTTTCAATCTCAGAGGCAAAGTTTGCTGCTGTTCCTCCAGAGTGTAGCGTCTTTCCAAGTGATTTGAAGAGTGTCTCAATTGTAAATCTCCCTCCAGTACATGAATTTTGGAATAGCTGTTTTGAGAATTCAAGTGGAAACTCTCACCAGTATAACtgcttgctgggtttttttccattgttttcaaTCCACAGTGGAGAGCCAGGAAGTTGTTACCAGCTGAGTGTGTAGTCGGATCTGTTAACCACGGCAAGCCTCCAGACAAAACTGTTTTTGTGTGTTTCCTCCACCCCTGCCAGTAAAATCCATACAGTTAGAGGAAACACGGGCATAAAAACTGTTCTGAAATGCAATGCAGCTGTAAATGTTACTCtgcagagatgaaaagaaagtTTGTGTATTTCTTCTGGGTAATTAGTATAATGATACATACAGGCTTTTAGCAGTATAATAGCTCCAATCATCCTTAGAGTTCATACCCAGTAGGGCATGTAGAtgcatttcaatttttaaaatcataaataaCTAATTTGCAACCCACAGGGCTTTCTGTTGGTAGTCCAATAGGCTTAGGTCCTACTTCTGTAATGCACAAGGTACGTTGCTTTTCATTTGATGTGGGAGCAAGCTCCTTAAGACCTACAAAGGCTTCAGTGATGACATGTGCAAAAACTCTTCCCAGCAGCTTAATATTTAACTGATGTGATATTTAAACCTTTCTGTTTATGCCCTTAATGTTTTTAGTTAAGGCATTTGAAGCAAGTCAGTTCTGGCTTATATACGACAGAAATAAACACCTTGCTCAAGTGGTATTTGAGAGAGGAGCAACACTTGGTTTCAGGAGTTGCTGAAGAGAGAAACTTTtaatagcaaaggaaaaagcaaccaCTGAAACAGATGTATTTGAAGTGTACTTTGTAACAACACTGTGTGGCTTGAAGATTAAGCTTTTtgactgaggttggaaggccCTAGGGGACAGAGCGCACTCTAGTGACTGTATTGCAACTTGTGACATTATATTAATTCTCcagctttttgttgctgttctaGGACCTTTGCACAGAACTGTAGAAACATCGAACACTTAAATCTAAATGGGTGCACAAAAATCACTGACAGGTAAGtcaaaggggttttttgtttgatgggaaaatttggaaaaagaagtagCTGAAGGTATTTTTAGTGTGTCTGCTGTTTTGCAGCACGTGTTACAGTCTTAGCAGATTCTGTTCCAAGCTGAAACATCTGGATCTGACATCTTGCGTAGCCATCACGAACAGCTCTTTGAAAGGTTTAAGGTAAGAAGATTCAGTGTTTTGtgttaaagaaaagcatttaaagagCTGTTCAACatttaataaagtgaaaaaaatcaatgctgaACCTTAATACTGTGTATCAGTGCTGACTATATCCTGTATCTAGGACTTCTTGGCTGTAGACTGATGTTTGTGTGTGGTCTTTTCTCATGACTTTTCTGTAGAAGCCTGGCACAGTCCGCTGGCTATCATTAATTTCTAACAGTGTGTTTAATTTGGGTTTCCCACTGTTATGACTATTTGAAGGCTGGATTTaactttatgtatttttttaattctcccaGTGAGGGTTGCAGAAATCTGGAACATTTGAATCTTTCCTGGTGTGATCAGATTACGAAGGATGGTATTGAAGCACTGGTGAAAGGGTGTAGTGGACTAAAAGCTCTATTTCTTAGAGGTTGCACACAGGTACATAATTGCTTGGGTGATCCTTTaggaataaaattttattttgggtttttgaAATCtccatgaattaaaaaaaaaaaagtttttgttataGTCTTTTGTTCAATACTACAAGATGTATAGATTCTTTGGGctgctttgctgtgcttttaatttcttgtttcttttcctatgtCCGGTTTAATTGCTAAATACAGTTAGAAGATGAAGCATTGAAACACATTCAGAATCACTGTCATGAACTTGTAATCCTGAATTTGCAATCCTGTACAGTAAGTATTTGAAGCTTCAAAAAGATATATTCTCTAAGAATCATAAGCCATTTTTGAATGCTAATGAATTGATCTGCTACACACTTAAATAATTCAAATAGTACATCTCTACAGAATTTTGTGGAATAGAGGTCTTAAATGAGCTGGCTGTTTCTACAGCTGAGTGTGGATTTGGAGTGTtgggtcattttttttcccctcattacACTTTTTAACTGTAGTAAGCTCTAGTGTAAGAATTAGCTGCATTCATTCAAATCTCATGAACTGTGTATGCGCTAAACCATGCAGTTTTACAGATGTAGTTCTTGTTTTCCCATCTGTTAAGGTCAAACATTTTAGTCTATTcataattttaatgtttctaatTGAGCAGAAGCCATATTCTGGGCTACATAATTGACAGTAAAATATGATGGCATCATAACTGAAGATGATTCAGAACCATCTAGATAGCAGAAGGGCATCCTTTTTAAATAGTAATGGAAGAACACATGCATTTGTAATTAAATGACTGGGAATCATTCATGTACTTTTAATTCTGCTTAGAGAGTACACAAAAATTagatttgctgtattttatattggcttttttgttgtttctgatgTGAATTTTTAGGAACACGAAAGATCTaatgtatttaatgtatttaagtCATTCTTTGTCTGTAAATAAgccttagaaaataaattagaattTCAGTGTTTCCGTCATGCAAATTTGAATGATGAAgctagattattttcttttgcttttgaaaatttttctaAGGTTTTATTGCTAGAAGGTATAAAGTCTGCGTGGGCTAAAACTTTCAAATCTGTTTTACACGTCATTCCTGAATGAATGTGGCATGGGACcattttttattatgatttGATGAAAGTTTTTGGACGTAATAGGTTTCTTTAAAGTGTTGAACATTTTGGAGCATTAAGGGTTATTaaaagttacattaaaaaattgcagaaattaAGAACAATACGAATACAAAGCTTGAGCATCCATGAGCCAGATCTTTAGTGAAAGAgagaattttcagattttttcaatCTGAATTTAGGTGCCTACTGAAGTTGGGCACATAAAGATAATGGGAATGAAAGGACATTCCTTGTTTTAGGCAGAACCACACTTACATAAATAAAGTCAGTATGTAATTTCCTCCcctttcacttttccttttgctatcCTCCTTCTCCAAAGTTGttcttatgttttattttacctgAGACTAATGAGATATATCGAGGCCAGccttttctgattattttcatGGAAGGATCTCAAGAGGTCTGATGATAATCAGTTATGATCTCTCCTGCTTAAAAGGGGCATTGGCATAGGAGTATACCAGAGTTTTCCTTTGGCCAGTATGTTTGTTGTCATGTAGATATGAAgtaccaacaaaaaacccctcatgagtgaaagtatttttccctttgaattttTTGAGTTGATAGTCTGTGTGTCCTACCTAGTTATGTGtgctttaaagttttatttcactggACTTGTGTCCTGCTTGCTGTAGATTAGAAGCATGCTTCCAGAAATAGCCAGGCTCTTTATGATCAAAGAGCTAGCACTGATTTTTACACAGCAGGTCTCCTTGTGCTTTATATGATCCACACTTTGATTCTAGTGGCTCTCTTCTATGTACCCTGTAAAATGCCAGGTCAGCTCCAGCAGCTATGGAATGAACTGATATTAGCTCTGGAAACTGCACATCTGAAAGGTACCATCTTTAGAGAAAGATTTTAGAAACTGGGGACTTGCAAGCATTTTTGagcacttttctttcctgagagGGATGTAAGCATTGAAATCACAAGCAGTTTCAGAATGGAAAATTCTCATATATAACTTGAGGGTTTTGTCCATCTCCAACAGCAGCATAAAATTTACATAGTCCTCACCTCCAAAATAGTTCCTTTTCACAATAATAGTGTCATGAGTATCtctcaaaggaaacaaaacaattccagaaaacatgttttggaGAGTGAAATCCAGAAATACCTGACTGCTGTTGGacttttaatctaaaaaaaaaaaagcttatcttCTTACCTGTAGATGATGCAAATCCTTCTAGATCCACAAAAAGAAGACAAGACTTCTAGTTTTCTGtctagaataatttttatttgacaGAACAAATTGTGCAAATATAAACTGCTATTAAAAAGTGCTGGGTTGGGGGAGGGAGCATAAGGTGATCTCCCtttgtgctgagctgctgctatTTCTCATCCTGTTTTCATCTATGAAAGGTAATGCTTGTGGTAATAGCCTCAGAAATACGCTATAGTAGTATTAGTGTACCTAGATGAGTGACTTATAAAAGGAATGTGtattttccattcaaaataCAGTAGAGGTCTTTGTTGTTATTGGAAGGGTAATGTTAGgccaggaaataaaataacctgTTTCACCATGAAGAATTAGtcattcagcagaaaaattaaattcttggagttaagaggaggaggaggagtgaatAATTTTTCCAGAATAGAAAACatgtaaacaaaataatatttgcacACACACGCCAATAACCTAGTTCCTGTTGCTATTTTGTGTGTAGCTGCATTGGGGTTATTTCTTATAGTTcctgtttcagagaaaacttttttttcatactcCAAATTTAGAGTTACTTTTTTCAGAATATCTAGTACAAAACAAttttgagaaatgaaaactCCTCTTTTTAGTTAAATCTTTCAGTTAAAGACAACTGCATAGGGTAGGGCAAACCTGGCTTTTACATTTATCTTCTGTAAAGAATGGGTTATATATAATTGTTTACCTGTAATTCTTGCTTTGAAAACTATCTGAAGGTGAAGGGTTTTTACCCTTGGGTCCTAGGGCTCCAGTGCAAAATAGGTAGTTAGCTCTCCTGCTGTTGAGCTTTGAGGTCTCTTTTGCACTGTTCCTGAACTTACACAGTCACTGGAATGAAAGACCTGAACTCTACAAACATAGAAGCAGCGAGCTATTTCACACAATGACAACtacaataaaaaaacaaaagaaaattataaagcaAAAGTAAAGTGAAAGAGGAAGACAACAACAAACAACTCTCCCTCTGTGCTTCAGACTGCCTTTGAGCAGTACTAGAGATCTGTGGAAAAAGACAGAGCTAAGTAGGAATTGTGTGTGTTGATTGTCTTTATCAGTGAAGATGGTTTCATGATGGTATTTTTTGGTTAAAAATCCACAGGTTGCCATGGGTATGTACAGTACATTAACAATTCAGTAATATGACTTGATTTGTGTTCTTAGCTGATTATTTGATAATGGAGTAACTTTAACCTTCTTCTGTGTTGCAGCAAATTTCAGATGAAGGCATTGTAAAAATCTGTAGAGGATGCCATAGACTTCAGTCACTCTGTGTTTCAGGCTGTAGCAACCTTACAGATGCTTCTCTCACAGCACTTGGTCTAAACTGTCCAAGGCTGAAGTGAGTATGTTGTGAGTGTGTCGTGAGTATTTCATGTTATTACTGGCCTGATCTAAGAAATTCACTTCTGAAGATAATCAGCTGATATCCACAGGTTTGATTTAGCTTTGTGTTGTTTGTGTTACCTTTGCAATCAAAACATTAAGTTAGAAGTACAAGCTGAATATAAACTTGAGGGCTGGTCCTCTGTAGCTGACATATGAATGTAGTCCACTGTATATTGGAAAAACAAGAAGTAATATGTGACAAATAAAACACGTTGAACCTAGCAGTTCAATTCTGTGCTTCTAGTTAAGTGTTTTAGGTACTAATTAcaagccagaagaaaagaagatataaagcccattatttttttaaaaggtaaaaatatctGTAGATGTGTTGTCTTGTGATGTTTGTACTCTGATGTGGTTTATTGCAGTGGTTtgtcttgcaaaaaaaatagcTAAATCATAGCTGAGTATTATATTCACAGATTTTATtagcatgtttttttaatatgctctGCAGTGCATCCTGGCATTCTTAAACTCTGATATGGAGTGTGCTAATGTCTCCACGAGCACTGAGGACTGATACTTATGGGATGTTTTGAGTAATAGGGGCtcatcagttaaaaataatatgaacTTTTACGTTGGTGTAATTTGCGCTAACATACATGTTATGGTGGTATCCTCAGAAGTGAGGACATCTTCAGCTTTAATAACGAAGCTCAGTCATGCAGCAGCTCTCTGGCTGTAGAGACATATAATACTTCTTGCAAGGTctaattttaatgtaaattaaatCAAACCAAAAGATTTTTGGATGAAAGTAAATTGCCATTTATGACAGGAATGTGCAGGAGTTGCAGCTTGTTATACTTCAGTCACAGATAAATGGAGGAAAGGGTAGACCATAAAAATAGGGGAAGCTACATTCAAACGCCAGTATGCAGTATGCTGACATGCAGCGTTCCTTTAGCTGATTGAATGAAAAAGAGGTTTTGTTACTGTAGAAAACCTGTCCTTAAGACAATTCTAGAGTGACAGTCCCCTTCGTGTCACCATTCATACTTACAAGAGCTTACGTGTGCCAGTGTTAGGGGCTTAGGAGTCTTCTGACACTTAACTGCATTCCTTAGAAAGCTGTGCTGTTATTACTGGTCTTTTTCCATGATTTCTCTTATTCTCTCAATTCACAGCTCAGATTGGAAATAAAAGGTGGTCTAAAGTGCTATTAGTTGTGCAGTTCTTTCCAAGAAACTGTTTTGACTTTCGTAGGTAAACTGTTAGCCCCTGTCTGTACCACGAGGGGGAAGGCGTCTGCCGTTCTTCCCCTTTAATGAGGAACAGTATAACGAAAAAAAAATGACCCTTTGCAGTGATTACTGCAGAGGAGTGTGTGATGGAAGGACAGATGATACAGCTGGTTACATCTAGACTTTTGGGATTATGTATGGAAAGTACTTGATAAAAATTATGTTGGAAATCAAAGGCAAATGTAATTCTGCACTTGTTTGTACCTTCTGAATATTTTGGTGTTTAGTACAAAAGAAAACTCTCCTGCCTCTGTTGGACATGCTGGCCCTGTTAGGAAGCTTTTGGGTATTTTGTGCTGTGCTACTCTAACTTCACTTCAGGGTCTTGGATGTCCCATGATGCTGTTTTCCATGATGGTGCTGTGTTCCACAGCTCTTACCACTCACAAATGACAtctccttgaaaaaaaaatcctaagcTTGACTGGttccctggttttttttcccctacaacAAGATACAGGTGTCTCCTCATACCTTTTTATGTCTGCTCATTTAAGTGCTTGAtaccttctgttttccttttttagtgcTTTTTAGTGTTAAAATACTAGTAGTTGTTTTGGTGAGGCTTATTGGGAAAAGCACCCAAGAACCATGAATGTCTTTGTCTAGGTGGCCTGTGAAAATTAGGATCATATTTCCTTTAACTCCATTAATGTTCTCTCCCACCTCTGCTAATTCAACAGGAGTAGGGAGGTGCTGTGTGCAGAGACACTCCAGGTGTGCCCAAAAGACATCTGTAGGCAATGAATGTAACTGTGAGGTCTGTCTTAGAGAACATTGCTTTATAAGAGTGCGGAATCTGCTCTTGGATATCATTTTGTTTCATCAGCTCCTATGCTAGGTACTTTGTCACAAATCACTGGATGGGAAATAAATGTCAGCTGTATCTGGAAAAAAGAGCCCTCTGTAACTAAGTACAATCactaaaacaaagcaaaaattagaACTTTGCTCATTTTCATGCTGACCACTGCCTTCCCACCTGTTTTTCATCCTGGGGCCTGATTGATGCagcatgtgtatatatagctTACTCTACCCATTCTGCCCTTCTGACTGACTGCACACCCAATTTCAGGAAAGCTAGAGCTGCTAGTCTTCTGGTTTCTTACCCCTCTGTTACCATATTCTTATTTTCAACCAGATGTGCAGTAAGTAGCGGCTTCACTATTTTGCACACTGtggatgtaattttttttcccctctttgaaGTCAGAAATGTAATGGGGCTGGGGATCCAATGGTTCTAAGTGTAGGTGGGGTTGAAAGCAAGTAATTGATGAAAGGAGTAAGAATGGTAACAAATGTGACTTGAAccatattttgttgttgttgttgggttttttcccttcctatttGGTATCCTAGGTGTAATATTCAGAGTAGCTGAGAGTATTTTATGATGGGTTGCTAACTGCCCTTGATGGAAGGGCACAAGTGCCCAAAGGTGAGTCTGGAAAGAAAATCCAGAGGTGTTACAACCATCCATTTGGGAAGCAGTACCTGTCTTGTACCTCTCTGTTGGCTGTTCTTGAGCTTCCATCATACTTCTGAACCTTGTTGAAAACTAGCACTCTGGAAGTGGTTTTCAAGGGTGTATCCTGTGGGGCTGCTTACCTCTGAAGTCAGCTGTGCTCTTCCTTTTGGCTTGGAAGAGACTGATCCAGCAAAGTCATAGTCAGAGCCCCACATCCTGTACTCTGGCggggttgtattttttttatgcatGCAGCATGGCTTTTCCCTTTGTACTTTCTCTATGGAGACAGAGCTTTCTAATGACCTCCTAAACCAGTGGAAGGATGTAGGTGCCTCTAAATGTTACTGCAGCAAGAGGTTTTGTCcatcttttcctgccttctccctgctgaCCCCAGTGCAGAAATAGTGTTTGCTGTGGTGAGTGTGTAAGTTGAACTTAGTTTGTGCTGCTCATTGCACGGTGCTGTGGTTTCTCCTTATTCATCCTAATACTTACTGCACCTGCAAAGTAAAaagtgttcattaaaaaaaagaaaacaaagatgacaAAACATTAATGGGATGGAGGCCTGTTCTGCATACTGATGCTGTTTGGGGCAGTTGACCTTTTTTTAGTCAGTACTGCTTCCCAGTGCCCCTGAAAAGAGTGTTAGGTTTATCTTTCCAAAAtgctgtgttgttttctttaaggtTGTGTTGGTGTAGTTTATTGTTTTTACTGTGGGCTTGGAGAATTTAAGCTCCTTGCTTTCTGGTAACTTGCCTCACTGTGCTTCATGCACAGGCTCTGACCAAATTTCTAGTAAGCCATTTCTCAGTTTTGTGGCTTCCCAACATCCTGTGTTTAGATAACAGGTTTTAGATGCAGGCTTCATCTGCATTTTCCTTAATTCAGGGTTTATTCTCCCATGTCTTTCCTCAGATAATACATGAGAAAACTTGAGCATTATGCTGTCTTACTGAAACAAGAGGTCAAAATGACTATAATTATGTATAATTTTTTCCACTTCGTGTGGAGAAGATTTGAGGATTGAACTTAATATGTTCTGTGACTGTTAGAGTCTTTTGATAAGCTGGATCAAAGTGTGCCTAGtgctttttaattgcaaattacTGTGAAAAATAGGCATATATATATTAGCTATCGATTGCAGAAACAGATTTGTATCtcaaatgcttttgcttttctctatgttaatgttttctttaacatttaaaacttttctagGATTTTGGAAGCTGCAAGATGTTCACATCTTACAGATGCTGGTTTTACGCTTTTAGCACGGGTAAGGGTCGTTTCAGAAGGTTAGAGCTTGTCttattttcattgctgctgAACAGCTGTGAATTGATGTAGTCCTGCTGGGAAGGAAtatgagaagaagaaaaataaagtaggaAGAACCCAGTGGAGGAGGGGACTAAAAAGCatgattttatttctggattATACTTAGAGCTGCAACTTGATCTATTTTGCCATCTATCATTGCATTTTCCactttcccccccttttttaagTATGTTTCAATTGAATTTATTATGCTTAACATAATTCTGAACTTGTTCTATGTATTCTAGCCAAACTTCCCCTATAAAAATGATGCATATCTTTGTGATATTTACACCCCCAAAATCGCCATATAATATTATTCTGATCATACCTTTTAAGTTACAAAAATACTTACATTATATACTATAAACACTTGTGCCCTGATTCATGCTGTAAATATGTAAAGGAAGCATATTGATGGTATCAAAAGCTTCAAGTTAGACTTGTATGCTTGCTGGTTTAGGAAATGTGAACACAAAAATAATACTGTGTAAATGGGATTCATTTATGCTGCTGGTACTTAGTGTGAATGAAAGGTACTTTTTCTAGCCACAGTGGTTAAACAGAGTGGTTTTCTAATCATTCAGCACTACAGCCTTGGGCTTTCAATAGCCACCTCAAGCCTGCTTTTGGGAGCTGCAAGTTAAACCATTTCTTCCTATGCCCGTAAAAaaggggttggggtttgggcTGAGCCATGGCACCATGTGGTCTGCTTTGAGGTCACAAGGTTACATCATTTTCTTGAAAGTAGTCATGATCAGATGTTGAAAGCACTTCCTAAAAGCTTGCTAGGGATATCTCAGAATATTGGGAAAATTGCTTGTATAAATGTGAAGGGCAGCTTTCTCCCAgcctattttaatatttttagcattcATTAGCAAAGCAAATTGTTTTTAAGGCTG harbors:
- the FBXL2 gene encoding F-box/LRR-repeat protein 2 isoform X3, with the translated sequence MGAQKSLTVCLLFCSTCYSLSRFCSKLKHLDLTSCVAITNSSLKGLSEGCRNLEHLNLSWCDQITKDGIEALVKGCSGLKALFLRGCTQLEDEALKHIQNHCHELVILNLQSCTQISDEGIVKICRGCHRLQSLCVSGCSNLTDASLTALGLNCPRLKILEAARCSHLTDAGFTLLARNCHELEKMDLEECVLITDSTLIQLSIHCPKLQALSLSHCELITDDGILHLSNSTCGHERLQVLELDNCLLITDVTLEHLENCHNLERIELYDCQQVTRAGIKRIRAHLPHVKVHAYFAPVTPPPSVGGSGQRLCRCCIIL